In Deltaproteobacteria bacterium, one genomic interval encodes:
- the gcvPA gene encoding aminomethyl-transferring glycine dehydrogenase subunit GcvPA has product MRFIPHTPDDIRAMLEVVGVGSVAELFADVPAELRARAQVNLPPGVAEAAVRARLEALAARCPGAHWLSFLGAGAYAHTVPAVVDHILQRAEFYSAYTPYQPEVSQGTLQAIFEFQSLVAMLFDQEVANASMYDGASAAAEAVLMALRVRPKRRRVLVSRALHPQYRQVIATYLAGASEAEVVEIGFDASGTIARAALAGALDDRTAAVVVGYPNFFGVLEPLEEIATAAHAQGALVISATPETLALGAVKAPGSGGVDITVGEGQSLGGTLSYGGPGVGLFATRAEHVRLMPGRLVGETVDGGGRRGYVLTLATREQHIRREKATSNICTNQGLMALAVTVHLAAVGRAGLRALALANVKRAHAAATALCAGGRWRRRFSGPVFNEFVLAGSAAGAAVAAAQAHGVLAGLPLHAWYPELEDCFLVCATEMHSEADIARLVEVLQ; this is encoded by the coding sequence ATGCGCTTTATCCCTCATACCCCTGACGACATCCGCGCCATGCTCGAGGTGGTGGGCGTGGGGTCGGTGGCCGAGTTGTTCGCCGACGTGCCGGCTGAGTTGCGCGCGCGCGCTCAGGTAAACCTGCCGCCGGGTGTAGCCGAGGCCGCGGTGCGAGCGCGCTTGGAGGCGCTGGCCGCACGCTGCCCGGGCGCGCACTGGCTGTCGTTCTTGGGCGCCGGCGCCTACGCGCACACGGTGCCGGCGGTGGTCGATCACATACTGCAACGGGCGGAGTTCTACTCGGCCTACACGCCCTATCAGCCCGAGGTGAGCCAGGGGACACTGCAGGCGATCTTCGAGTTTCAGTCGCTGGTGGCCATGCTCTTCGATCAGGAGGTCGCCAACGCCAGCATGTACGACGGCGCCTCGGCCGCGGCGGAGGCGGTGTTGATGGCCTTGCGGGTGCGGCCCAAGCGCCGGCGCGTGCTGGTGTCACGCGCCCTCCATCCGCAGTACCGGCAGGTGATCGCCACCTACTTGGCCGGTGCGAGCGAGGCTGAGGTGGTCGAAATCGGCTTTGATGCCAGTGGCACGATCGCGCGCGCGGCGCTGGCCGGAGCGCTCGATGACCGTACCGCCGCGGTCGTTGTCGGTTACCCCAACTTCTTCGGCGTGCTTGAGCCGCTCGAGGAGATCGCGACCGCAGCCCATGCCCAGGGCGCACTGGTGATATCGGCGACGCCCGAAACCCTGGCACTGGGCGCGGTTAAGGCGCCGGGCAGCGGCGGTGTCGATATCACTGTGGGTGAAGGACAGAGCCTGGGCGGCACGCTTTCCTACGGCGGCCCCGGCGTCGGCTTGTTCGCCACCCGCGCTGAACACGTGCGGCTCATGCCCGGCCGCTTGGTGGGTGAGACCGTTGATGGCGGCGGCCGCCGCGGCTACGTGCTGACGCTGGCCACGCGCGAGCAACACATCCGGCGCGAGAAGGCGACTTCCAATATCTGCACCAACCAGGGGCTGATGGCACTGGCTGTAACCGTGCACCTGGCGGCGGTCGGCCGTGCCGGCTTGCGCGCTCTGGCGCTGGCGAATGTCAAACGCGCACACGCGGCGGCCACGGCCCTGTGTGCTGGTGGGCGCTGGCGGCGGCGCTTCAGCGGGCCGGTGTTCAACGAGTTCGTGCTCGCCGGCAGCGCGGCCGGCGCGGCGGTGGCGGCGGCGCAAGCGCATGGGGTGCTGGCCGGCCTGCCGCTGCATGCCTGGTACCCCGAGTTGGAGGACTGCTTCCTGGTCTGTGCCACCGAAATGCACAGCGAGGCCGATATCGCGCGGTTGGTCGAGGTGCTGCAATGA
- the gcvT gene encoding glycine cleavage system aminomethyltransferase GcvT — MTAAKRTPLYAAHAALGARFVDFGGWQMPVQYSGIIAEHTAVRTSAGLFDVSHMGEIEISGPAALATCQRLTVNDVARLQAGQAQYSLLCLPTGGVVDDVLVHRLAGERYLFCVNAANSDKDFAWMNAQRGAATVRDCSTEFAQLALQGPRATAILQPLTAVALAPVPAFAFIQAQVAGKDALLAHTGYTGEDGWEIYCAPAAAEPIWQALLEAGGPAGLLPCGLGARDTLRLERALPLYGHELTEDTTPLEAGLGWVVRLNKGDFIGAAALRAQRQRGLQRKLVGFVLDEPGIARPGYAILHNGATVGAVTSGTKSPTLGKAIGLGYVAAACAEVGTRLAIEIRGRAVAATVVSLPFYRRG; from the coding sequence ATGACCGCCGCCAAACGCACGCCGCTGTATGCGGCGCACGCCGCACTCGGCGCCCGCTTTGTTGACTTCGGCGGCTGGCAGATGCCGGTGCAGTACTCCGGCATCATCGCCGAACACACGGCGGTGCGCACCAGCGCCGGCTTGTTCGACGTCAGCCACATGGGCGAAATCGAAATCAGCGGCCCGGCGGCGCTGGCCACCTGCCAGCGCCTGACGGTGAACGACGTGGCGCGCTTGCAAGCCGGCCAGGCGCAGTACTCATTGTTGTGTTTGCCTACCGGCGGTGTCGTCGATGATGTGCTCGTGCACCGCCTGGCGGGCGAGCGCTACCTCTTCTGCGTCAATGCCGCTAACAGCGACAAGGACTTCGCTTGGATGAACGCGCAGCGGGGCGCAGCGACGGTGCGCGATTGCAGCACCGAGTTCGCGCAGCTGGCGTTGCAGGGTCCGCGGGCCACGGCGATCTTGCAGCCGCTCACCGCCGTGGCGCTCGCCCCTGTGCCGGCTTTCGCCTTCATCCAAGCGCAGGTGGCTGGTAAGGACGCGCTGTTGGCGCACACCGGCTACACCGGCGAAGACGGCTGGGAGATATACTGTGCGCCGGCGGCGGCCGAGCCGATTTGGCAGGCGCTGCTCGAGGCTGGCGGCCCCGCGGGCTTGCTGCCGTGCGGCTTGGGGGCGCGTGATACCTTGCGACTCGAGCGCGCGCTGCCGTTGTACGGCCACGAGTTGACCGAAGACACCACGCCACTCGAAGCCGGGCTCGGCTGGGTCGTGCGCCTGAACAAGGGTGATTTCATAGGCGCGGCGGCGCTGCGGGCGCAGCGGCAGCGGGGGCTGCAGCGCAAACTGGTCGGCTTCGTGCTCGACGAGCCCGGCATCGCGCGGCCGGGTTACGCCATCTTGCACAACGGGGCGACGGTCGGCGCCGTCACCAGCGGCACCAAGTCGCCGACGCTTGGCAAGGCGATTGGACTAGGCTATGTGGCGGCAGCTTGCGCAGAGGTGGGCACCAGACTAGCAATTGAAATTCGCGGACGAGCCGTGGCGGCGACTGTTGTGTCGCTTCCGTTCTATCGCCGCGGTTGA
- a CDS encoding archaeosortase/exosortase family protein codes for MRRPMIRFTALFFLFLLGFSALSAATALQNHLHRLENAIAAAAAGLAHLVGSSAMVSDNLIAVRGLTLNINHECTGVFVLFVLISFIAAYPARLPAQVSGIVVGVAVLTLINVIRIATLVRLVEFEPRAFEYFHEYVWQGAFLMLVTLYAMTWVEWVRR; via the coding sequence ATGCGCCGGCCGATGATTCGCTTCACCGCCCTCTTCTTCCTCTTCCTGCTCGGCTTCAGCGCCCTGAGCGCGGCGACGGCACTCCAGAATCATCTCCACCGGCTCGAAAACGCGATTGCGGCGGCCGCGGCCGGGCTGGCGCACCTAGTCGGGAGCAGCGCGATGGTGAGCGACAACCTCATCGCCGTGCGCGGGCTGACCTTGAACATCAACCACGAATGCACCGGCGTCTTCGTGCTGTTTGTGCTGATCAGCTTCATTGCAGCCTATCCCGCCCGCTTGCCGGCGCAAGTGTCCGGCATTGTGGTCGGCGTGGCGGTGCTGACACTGATCAACGTGATCCGCATCGCCACCCTGGTGCGCTTGGTTGAGTTCGAGCCGCGCGCCTTCGAGTACTTTCACGAGTACGTCTGGCAGGGGGCTTTTCTCATGCTGGTGACGCTTTACGCCATGACCTGGGTGGAGTGGGTGCGCCGGTGA
- a CDS encoding DMT family transporter, whose translation MVRVEPPLDRQAVIVRGLGVILLASFLFGAMAVCVRVAARDLAASQIAFVRFAGSLLVLLLLRRGRRLRPQAAALSRVLLRGLLGASAILLYYRGIQGAGAGFATLLQCTYPVFTALFATTLLGERFAAVLGVALALNLIGVVIIIGPSAEISPGVLAGGLSALGAAVLSGGAVATARQLRGTESAWLITTYFMAVGVACTAPALLLDAPALSPGLLLALTGVVITSVCGQILLHYGLGFTAATQASLAATTSVVTAAALEALWLGEHLSRHTLLGAAFMLAAIALAAGRQ comes from the coding sequence ATGGTGCGGGTCGAGCCGCCGCTGGATCGTCAGGCCGTCATCGTGCGCGGCCTGGGCGTGATCTTGCTGGCGTCGTTCCTGTTCGGCGCGATGGCGGTGTGCGTGCGCGTGGCGGCTCGCGATCTGGCCGCCTCACAGATCGCCTTTGTGCGTTTCGCCGGTTCACTGCTGGTTCTGCTGCTGCTGAGGCGCGGGCGCCGGTTGCGGCCCCAGGCGGCCGCGCTCAGCCGGGTGCTGCTGCGCGGCCTGCTCGGCGCCTCGGCGATTCTGCTGTACTATCGCGGCATCCAGGGTGCCGGTGCGGGCTTTGCCACCTTGCTCCAGTGTACCTACCCGGTATTCACAGCCCTCTTCGCCACCACCTTGCTGGGCGAGCGCTTCGCCGCAGTGCTGGGCGTGGCGCTGGCGCTCAACCTGATCGGGGTGGTGATCATCATCGGCCCGAGTGCCGAGATCAGCCCGGGAGTGCTGGCCGGCGGCCTCAGCGCCCTCGGCGCGGCGGTGCTCTCGGGCGGCGCCGTGGCCACCGCGCGCCAGCTGCGGGGCACCGAGAGTGCTTGGCTGATAACCACCTACTTCATGGCCGTAGGGGTGGCCTGCACCGCGCCGGCACTATTGCTCGATGCGCCGGCGCTTTCGCCGGGCTTGCTGCTCGCCCTGACCGGCGTCGTCATCACCTCCGTTTGTGGCCAAATACTACTGCACTACGGCCTCGGTTTTACTGCGGCGACACAAGCCAGCCTGGCCGCCACCACCAGTGTGGTCACCGCGGCGGCGCTGGAAGCGCTGTGGTTGGGCGAACATCTCAGCCGCCACACCCTATTAGGCGCCGCTTTCATGCTGGCAGCCATCGCGCTAGCCGCTGGCCGCCAGTAG
- the folD gene encoding bifunctional methylenetetrahydrofolate dehydrogenase/methenyltetrahydrofolate cyclohydrolase FolD encodes MSEIIDGKLVAAAVRDEVRAAVARLHAVSGVVPGLATVLVGDDPASATYVRNKRKACADTGINSFGHELPASTSQAELLALIDTLNRRSDVHGILVQLPLPKPIEANAIVAAIDPRKDVDGLHPLSQGHLLMGLPGLRPCTPLGIMRLLDTTGVELKGKRALVIGRSNLVGKPLALLLLERHATVTVCHSRTRDLAGEVARAEVLVAAMGQAELIRGDWIRPGSVVIDVGTNRRADGKLVGDVEFAVARGRAAHITPVPGGVGPMTIAMLLRNTVTAAEALGA; translated from the coding sequence ATGTCTGAGATCATCGACGGGAAGTTGGTGGCGGCGGCGGTGCGCGATGAGGTGCGCGCGGCGGTGGCGCGGCTGCACGCGGTCAGTGGAGTGGTGCCCGGGCTGGCAACCGTGCTGGTCGGCGACGACCCCGCTTCAGCTACCTATGTGCGCAACAAGCGCAAGGCGTGCGCGGATACCGGTATCAACTCATTCGGACATGAGTTGCCGGCAAGCACGTCGCAAGCGGAGCTGCTGGCGCTCATAGATACCCTCAACCGTCGGAGCGACGTGCACGGCATCCTGGTGCAACTGCCGCTGCCCAAACCGATCGAGGCCAACGCGATCGTCGCGGCCATCGACCCGCGCAAGGACGTCGACGGCCTGCACCCCCTCAGTCAGGGCCACCTGCTGATGGGCTTACCCGGGCTGCGCCCGTGCACGCCGCTGGGCATCATGCGCTTGCTCGACACTACCGGTGTGGAGCTGAAGGGTAAACGCGCGCTGGTGATCGGACGCAGCAACTTGGTGGGCAAACCGCTGGCCCTCTTGCTGCTCGAGCGCCACGCCACCGTCACCGTCTGCCACTCGCGTACGCGGGATCTGGCGGGCGAAGTCGCTCGCGCCGAAGTGCTGGTGGCGGCGATGGGCCAGGCCGAGCTGATTCGCGGCGACTGGATTCGCCCCGGCAGTGTCGTCATCGACGTCGGCACCAATCGCCGCGCCGACGGCAAGCTCGTCGGTGACGTCGAATTCGCGGTCGCGCGCGGGCGCGCCGCGCACATCACGCCGGTGCCGGGTGGGGTCGGGCCGATGACCATCGCCATGCTGCTGCGCAATACCGTCACGGCTGCCGAAGCGCTGGGCGCGTAG
- a CDS encoding AAA family ATPase, giving the protein MRCGQCGTELIAGKQFCHACGARVVRTCPQCGSSVAPEFHFCPDCGFRLGEENPSVAAAEPSVVERGDRWARLAQGVPEELAQKIRANTAAIAGERKLVTVLFCDLVGSTAIAERMDPEEYHDLLEQYLALAFGEIYRFDGIVNQLAGDGMMALFGAPIAHEDAPQRAVRAALAIQHALANFNATRQSAAGCELRARIGINTGPVVVGTVGNDLKMDYTAIGDTTNLAARLQALAAPGAILVSAATHRRVRGFFQSRPAGTFEVKGKREPVAAHEVIGLTDAATPMAIAAARGLTPFAGRTGELAQLLACAERLDSHLAQVVAVVGDAGSGKSRLLYEFKRQLAAREEVVFFEAHCSSMAQLQPYAPWISMLRQYFGLAAGETPDCACDKVGQHVRPWDARLDRLYPYLCRLMSVPAGELADLPADELKRATFEAVAELVGRLSQQAPVFILFEDLHWIDEASREMLELAVTRIQSARVMLVVSHRPDYQPAWRTHAAFTQLNLRSLSDNDITAIIRAVAGGVLPSELEQLIRTKAEGNPFFAEEITRALIEEGDLVRDNSHLRLARPAEQIRIPGTVEEVIGARVDRFGPDAKRVLQVAAVFGRQFRGSQLIRVLDSEGINVAAQLEELERRGVIHRKTAMADDEFRFGESLTQEVAYESLLLKERRQLHERIGLLLEAQADDTSAEHSALLAHHFARSDSRDKAIGALLRAARRAEQLPFYPAAADLYRRAWELADAAVRAAQDPDEPLRRVAADAALSLCRMTVIYGSSDEPQSERVAQRGRELAEALADAEAVAGFDTYHGMIVMSGARERFAHGLALVEQGLAVAQGAGLTLAAINISRALAWSYLLEGRLALARETFVRLVSDLERCEHAHQLSDLRLGAHSMRSVVRYFSDDLPQAGSEATETYELAVQASNRTVQSMCAGTLALTHFARAEYAEAKRWADQALEVAQAIGNVAAIRSAAIVALGARLAVGESVAVPRYLDLIEQRLTALGDLALKSHLAIDAYLASGELKRARHLAESAYTHSGGQLRLALCATALGEVMRCLGPAYWQEAARWYDEAIRLAQAIGTRSTLALASIGAGELAREQGDHATAARHGQQALALCREVGLVRYRQRAEQLLAAVGAGSGAEASA; this is encoded by the coding sequence ATGCGCTGCGGTCAGTGCGGCACTGAACTCATCGCCGGCAAGCAATTCTGTCACGCCTGCGGGGCCCGCGTCGTTCGCACTTGCCCGCAATGCGGCAGCAGCGTCGCCCCGGAGTTTCATTTCTGCCCCGACTGCGGCTTTCGCCTGGGCGAGGAGAACCCCAGCGTTGCCGCTGCCGAGCCCTCAGTCGTCGAGCGCGGCGATCGCTGGGCGCGTTTGGCGCAAGGCGTGCCCGAAGAGCTGGCGCAGAAGATCCGCGCCAATACGGCTGCCATCGCAGGAGAGCGCAAGCTGGTCACCGTGCTGTTCTGCGATCTTGTCGGCTCGACGGCAATCGCGGAGCGCATGGATCCGGAGGAGTACCACGACTTGCTCGAACAGTACCTCGCGCTCGCCTTCGGTGAGATTTACCGCTTCGACGGCATCGTCAACCAGCTTGCCGGCGACGGTATGATGGCCCTGTTCGGCGCACCGATTGCCCACGAAGATGCCCCGCAACGGGCGGTGCGGGCGGCACTGGCGATTCAGCATGCCCTCGCCAACTTCAACGCCACGCGCCAATCGGCAGCCGGCTGTGAGTTGCGCGCCCGTATCGGCATCAACACCGGCCCGGTCGTGGTTGGGACCGTCGGCAACGACCTCAAGATGGACTACACCGCGATCGGCGACACCACCAACTTGGCGGCGCGGCTGCAAGCGCTGGCTGCCCCCGGTGCTATTCTCGTCAGCGCTGCCACCCATCGCCGGGTGCGCGGCTTCTTCCAGTCGCGGCCGGCCGGCACCTTCGAGGTCAAAGGCAAGCGCGAGCCGGTGGCGGCCCACGAGGTCATCGGTCTGACGGACGCGGCCACACCTATGGCCATCGCGGCGGCGCGCGGGCTTACCCCCTTTGCCGGACGCACCGGCGAACTGGCGCAACTGCTCGCCTGTGCCGAGCGCCTGGACAGCCACCTGGCGCAAGTCGTTGCCGTGGTCGGCGACGCCGGGAGCGGCAAGTCCCGCCTGCTCTACGAGTTCAAGCGCCAGTTGGCGGCGCGCGAAGAGGTGGTCTTTTTCGAGGCCCACTGCTCCTCGATGGCGCAACTGCAGCCGTATGCGCCTTGGATCAGCATGCTGCGGCAGTATTTCGGCCTGGCCGCGGGAGAGACGCCGGATTGTGCCTGTGACAAGGTGGGACAACATGTGCGCCCGTGGGACGCTCGGCTCGACCGCCTCTATCCCTACCTCTGCCGCCTGATGTCGGTGCCGGCCGGCGAGTTGGCCGATCTGCCGGCGGATGAACTGAAGCGGGCGACGTTTGAAGCCGTAGCCGAGCTGGTCGGGCGCCTCAGCCAGCAGGCTCCCGTCTTCATTCTGTTCGAGGATCTCCATTGGATCGATGAGGCCTCGCGCGAGATGCTCGAACTGGCGGTCACCCGCATCCAAAGCGCCCGGGTCATGCTGGTGGTCAGCCATCGGCCGGACTATCAGCCGGCCTGGCGCACCCACGCCGCCTTCACTCAGCTCAACCTGCGCAGCCTCTCCGACAACGACATCACGGCGATCATCCGCGCCGTCGCCGGCGGGGTGCTGCCGAGTGAACTCGAACAGCTGATCCGCACGAAAGCCGAGGGCAACCCGTTCTTCGCCGAGGAGATCACCCGCGCGCTGATCGAGGAAGGCGACCTGGTGCGCGATAACAGCCACCTGCGGCTGGCGCGGCCGGCCGAGCAGATCCGCATCCCGGGCACGGTCGAAGAGGTCATCGGGGCGCGCGTCGACCGCTTCGGGCCCGACGCCAAGCGGGTGTTGCAGGTGGCCGCCGTGTTCGGGCGGCAGTTCCGCGGCTCGCAGCTCATCCGGGTGCTTGACAGCGAGGGCATCAACGTCGCAGCGCAGCTCGAGGAGCTCGAACGCCGCGGCGTGATTCACCGCAAGACGGCGATGGCGGATGACGAGTTCCGCTTTGGCGAGAGTCTGACCCAGGAAGTTGCGTACGAGAGCTTGCTGCTCAAGGAACGCCGGCAGCTACACGAGCGCATCGGCCTGTTGCTGGAAGCGCAAGCCGATGACACGAGCGCGGAGCACTCGGCCCTGCTGGCACATCACTTCGCGCGCAGCGACAGCCGCGACAAGGCCATCGGGGCGCTGCTGCGCGCCGCCCGCCGGGCCGAGCAACTACCCTTCTATCCCGCTGCCGCCGACCTCTATCGCCGGGCCTGGGAGCTGGCCGACGCGGCCGTGCGCGCAGCCCAGGACCCGGATGAACCGCTGCGCCGCGTTGCCGCCGATGCCGCCCTCTCGCTCTGCCGCATGACGGTGATTTACGGCTCGTCCGACGAACCGCAAAGCGAGCGGGTGGCGCAGCGTGGCCGCGAGCTGGCCGAAGCCCTAGCCGACGCCGAGGCCGTCGCCGGCTTCGATACCTATCACGGCATGATCGTAATGAGCGGCGCCCGCGAGCGCTTCGCCCACGGCCTGGCATTGGTCGAGCAGGGCTTGGCGGTCGCCCAAGGCGCGGGGCTCACTCTCGCGGCGATCAACATCTCGCGCGCGCTGGCTTGGAGCTACCTCCTGGAGGGGCGCCTGGCGCTGGCCCGGGAGACCTTCGTGCGGCTGGTCAGCGACCTGGAGCGCTGCGAACACGCGCACCAGCTTTCGGATCTGCGTCTCGGAGCGCACTCCATGCGTTCGGTGGTCCGCTATTTCTCCGATGACCTGCCGCAAGCCGGCAGCGAAGCGACGGAGACTTATGAGCTGGCAGTGCAGGCGTCCAACCGTACGGTCCAAAGTATGTGCGCGGGTACACTTGCCCTCACTCACTTCGCCCGCGCCGAGTATGCTGAGGCCAAGCGCTGGGCCGATCAAGCGCTGGAGGTCGCCCAGGCGATCGGCAACGTGGCGGCGATCCGCTCCGCCGCCATCGTCGCCCTGGGAGCGCGCCTAGCAGTGGGCGAGAGCGTGGCGGTGCCGCGCTATCTCGATCTCATCGAGCAGCGCCTCACCGCGCTCGGCGATCTGGCGTTGAAGAGCCACTTGGCCATCGACGCCTACCTGGCCAGCGGTGAGCTCAAGCGTGCCCGGCACCTGGCCGAGTCGGCCTACACTCACTCCGGCGGGCAGCTGCGACTGGCGCTGTGCGCCACCGCCCTCGGTGAAGTCATGCGCTGCCTTGGCCCCGCATACTGGCAGGAGGCCGCCCGTTGGTACGATGAGGCCATCCGCTTGGCCCAGGCCATAGGGACGCGCTCGACGCTAGCGCTGGCGAGCATTGGCGCCGGCGAGCTCGCCCGAGAGCAAGGTGATCACGCCACCGCGGCACGGCACGGCCAACAAGCCCTGGCCCTCTGCCGCGAAGTCGGCTTGGTCCGTTATCGCCAACGAGCCGAGCAATTGCTGGCGGCGGTCGGCGCCGGCAGCGGCGCTGAAGCAAGTGCCTGA
- a CDS encoding MFS transporter — translation MQAPPARSAGVLRTLTRDGRLLFATRIARLFAYGFLSVVLALYLAQLGLNEVRIGLLLSLTLIGDTAISLWITTNADRVGRRRMLLAGSVLMVFAGVVFALTGNFLLLLAAATIGVISPGGNEVGPFLPIEQAALSQTISAQRRTQTFAWYNLVGSFATALGALAGGGLAQVLQSAGMPALASYRVVVVGYAAMGLILAGLFTRLSPAAEAPASAAAATARLSLGLHRSRGVVFRLAALFSLDAFAGGFVIQSLVAYWFNLRFGVEPAMLGGIFFGANLLAGLSALSAAWVAQRIGLVNTMVFTHLPSNILLMLVPLMPNLELAIGVLLLRFSISQMDVPTRQSYTMAVVEPDERSTASGLTGIARTIGASLAPLCVGPLLANPALISLPFFLSGGLKIVYDLALYRGFRALKAPEETQREKALGVG, via the coding sequence ATGCAGGCCCCACCGGCTCGATCTGCTGGCGTGCTGCGAACACTGACTCGGGACGGCCGGCTGCTCTTCGCTACCCGTATCGCCCGCCTGTTTGCTTACGGCTTCTTGTCAGTGGTGTTGGCGCTCTACCTGGCTCAGCTCGGCCTCAACGAGGTGCGGATCGGGTTGCTGCTCAGCCTGACGCTGATCGGCGATACCGCCATCTCGCTGTGGATCACCACCAACGCCGACCGGGTGGGGCGGCGCCGGATGCTGCTGGCGGGCTCGGTTTTGATGGTCTTCGCCGGCGTGGTCTTCGCACTTACGGGCAACTTCCTCCTGCTGTTAGCTGCCGCCACCATAGGTGTCATCAGTCCGGGCGGCAACGAAGTCGGTCCGTTCTTGCCGATTGAGCAGGCCGCCCTGTCGCAGACGATCTCCGCCCAACGGCGCACGCAGACCTTTGCCTGGTACAACCTGGTCGGATCGTTTGCCACGGCGTTAGGCGCGCTGGCCGGCGGCGGGTTGGCGCAGGTGCTGCAAAGTGCGGGAATGCCGGCGCTGGCGAGCTATCGCGTGGTGGTTGTCGGCTACGCTGCCATGGGCTTGATTCTGGCCGGCTTGTTCACCCGCCTCTCGCCCGCGGCCGAAGCCCCGGCCAGCGCCGCGGCTGCAACCGCCCGCTTGTCGCTCGGTTTGCATCGCTCCCGCGGCGTGGTCTTCCGCCTGGCCGCGCTCTTTTCGCTCGACGCCTTTGCCGGCGGTTTCGTGATTCAGAGCCTGGTGGCGTACTGGTTCAATCTTCGCTTCGGGGTGGAGCCGGCGATGTTGGGCGGCATCTTCTTCGGCGCGAACCTTCTCGCCGGCCTGTCCGCCTTGAGCGCCGCCTGGGTGGCCCAACGCATCGGCCTCGTCAACACCATGGTGTTCACCCACCTGCCCTCGAACATCTTGCTGATGCTGGTGCCGCTGATGCCCAACTTGGAACTCGCCATCGGCGTCCTGCTGCTGCGTTTCAGCATCTCACAGATGGACGTGCCGACGCGCCAATCTTACACGATGGCGGTGGTCGAGCCCGACGAACGCTCGACGGCTTCTGGTCTGACAGGCATCGCCCGCACCATCGGCGCCTCGCTGGCGCCCCTGTGCGTCGGCCCACTGCTGGCGAACCCGGCGCTGATCAGCCTGCCGTTCTTCCTGTCCGGTGGGCTGAAGATCGTCTACGACCTAGCACTGTACCGGGGCTTTCGGGCGCTCAAAGCGCCGGAGGAAACTCAGCGTGAGAAGGCGTTGGGCGTTGGGTGA
- the gcvH gene encoding glycine cleavage system protein GcvH yields MEFPEDLKYSKEHEWVLVEGGVATVGITDYAQEQLGDIVFVELPAVGDKVSKDEAFGVVESVKAVSDVFAPISGAVLEVNDDLPDSPDMLNEDPYGDGWIIKVEMSDKTDLDDLMTAAEYEQYVAEEKE; encoded by the coding sequence ATGGAGTTTCCGGAGGATCTGAAATACTCGAAAGAACACGAATGGGTGCTGGTGGAAGGCGGCGTTGCCACCGTCGGCATTACCGATTACGCCCAAGAACAGCTCGGCGACATCGTCTTCGTCGAACTGCCGGCGGTGGGCGATAAGGTGAGCAAGGATGAAGCCTTCGGCGTGGTCGAGTCGGTTAAGGCGGTCTCCGACGTGTTCGCGCCGATTTCGGGAGCGGTGCTCGAAGTCAACGATGATTTGCCCGACAGCCCAGACATGCTCAACGAAGACCCCTATGGCGACGGCTGGATCATCAAGGTCGAGATGAGCGACAAGACCGATCTCGACGATCTGATGACCGCCGCCGAGTACGAGCAGTACGTGGCCGAGGAGAAGGAGTAG